A stretch of Alkalicella caledoniensis DNA encodes these proteins:
- the codY gene encoding GTP-sensing pleiotropic transcriptional regulator CodY — translation MKELLSKTRRINKLLQRNNGQTVDFSEMAEVLKDIISANVYVASRKGKILGSATVKDFECEIMKSEVLPTGKFPEEYNEQLLKVSETSQNIKAKNICVFGSEEKCLFENNITTIVPIIGSGERLGTLVLARFADEFLDQDLILAEYGAAVVGMEIIRAKTTEVEEEARNKAIVQLAIGTLSYSELEAIEHIFEELNGTEGLLVASKVADRVGITRSVIVNALRKFESAGVIESRSLGMKGTYIKIKNEKLLEELKKLRS, via the coding sequence ATGAAAGAATTACTAAGCAAGACAAGAAGGATTAATAAACTTTTACAAAGAAACAATGGACAAACAGTTGACTTTAGTGAGATGGCCGAGGTATTGAAGGATATTATCTCTGCTAATGTATATGTAGCAAGCAGAAAAGGGAAAATCCTAGGCTCTGCTACTGTAAAGGATTTTGAATGTGAGATAATGAAAAGTGAAGTTCTACCTACAGGTAAATTCCCTGAGGAGTATAACGAACAACTTTTAAAGGTATCTGAAACATCGCAAAATATTAAAGCAAAAAATATTTGTGTTTTCGGCAGTGAAGAAAAATGCCTTTTTGAGAACAACATTACAACTATTGTTCCCATAATAGGAAGTGGAGAAAGACTGGGGACTCTAGTTTTAGCAAGATTTGCAGATGAGTTTTTAGATCAAGACTTAATCCTAGCTGAATACGGTGCTGCTGTTGTGGGAATGGAAATAATCAGAGCTAAAACAACAGAGGTTGAGGAAGAAGCAAGGAATAAAGCTATTGTTCAACTTGCAATCGGAACATTATCATACTCTGAGCTTGAGGCAATTGAACATATCTTTGAAGAACTAAATGGGACCGAAGGCCTACTAGTAGCAAGTAAAGTGGCTGATAGAGTTGGAATTACTCGTTCTGTGATAGTTAATGCATTAAGAAAATTTGAAAGTGCTGGTGTAATTGAGTCCCGTTCATTGGGAATGAAAGGTACTTACATTAAAATCAAAAATGAGAAATTATTGGAAGAACTGAAAAAATTAAGAAGCTAA
- the flgB gene encoding flagellar basal body rod protein FlgB: MSNLFSSTIYNVLEKSIDGATLRHQVLSNNMANIDTPGFKRSDVEFKSVLRQTLNEQGIKGNLTHNKHIPIGRRNLDKLSATVIRDNSTSMRPDGNNVDVELESAEMAKNTLYHSAMTQQLTAKYNTLKSVINEGRR; encoded by the coding sequence ATGAGTAATTTATTTTCAAGTACTATCTACAATGTATTGGAAAAGTCCATTGATGGGGCAACACTGAGGCACCAAGTACTATCTAATAACATGGCAAACATTGATACACCAGGATTTAAACGTAGTGATGTAGAATTTAAGTCTGTTCTTAGACAGACCCTTAACGAACAAGGTATAAAGGGAAACTTAACTCACAACAAACACATCCCCATTGGAAGAAGGAATCTCGACAAACTATCGGCCACTGTAATAAGAGATAACAGCACATCCATGAGGCCCGATGGTAATAATGTGGATGTAGAGCTAGAGAGTGCGGAAATGGCGAAAAACACACTTTACCACTCTGCTATGACTCAACAGTTGACAGCTAAATATAACACACTAAAATCCGTAATTAACGAAGGGAGGAGATAA
- the flgC gene encoding flagellar basal body rod protein FlgC encodes MSLFNTINTSASGLTAQRLKLDVISENIANVNTTRTSSGDPYRKKNVVLAARDTDNFDKFFKSSLLKKSNTQKGVKAVAIVEDESPFLEVYQPGHPDADENGIVRMPNVEIVEEMVNMISASRAYEANITALNNTKSMILKSLEIGR; translated from the coding sequence ATGTCCTTATTTAACACTATAAACACCAGTGCATCTGGTCTGACCGCACAACGTTTAAAGCTAGATGTGATATCAGAAAACATAGCTAATGTAAATACAACTAGGACAAGCTCTGGAGACCCATATCGTAAGAAAAACGTTGTCCTTGCAGCAAGGGACACAGATAATTTTGATAAATTTTTTAAAAGTAGTCTGTTAAAAAAAAGTAACACCCAAAAAGGTGTGAAAGCTGTGGCCATCGTTGAGGATGAAAGCCCTTTTTTAGAAGTATATCAGCCTGGACACCCTGATGCCGATGAAAATGGCATAGTTAGGATGCCAAATGTAGAGATAGTTGAGGAAATGGTTAATATGATTTCCGCAAGTCGTGCTTATGAAGCTAACATAACAGCACTTAACAACACGAAATCGATGATTCTAAAGTCCTTAGAAATTGGTAGATAG
- the fliE gene encoding flagellar hook-basal body complex protein FliE, with protein sequence MIQRIGSNLPLSQVQNVASEQKTGFGEYLKNALNEVNRLEIEADSLTKKLAAGEDIDVHTVMIATEKASIALQLTMQVRNKAVEAYNEIMRMQV encoded by the coding sequence ATGATACAAAGAATTGGTAGTAACTTACCTTTAAGTCAAGTGCAAAACGTAGCATCTGAACAAAAGACAGGTTTTGGTGAATACTTAAAAAATGCCTTGAATGAAGTTAATAGACTAGAAATTGAGGCTGACTCTCTTACTAAGAAGCTAGCTGCTGGAGAAGACATAGATGTACATACGGTGATGATTGCTACAGAAAAAGCAAGTATTGCCTTACAGCTAACAATGCAAGTGAGAAATAAAGCTGTTGAAGCATATAACGAAATAATGCGTATGCAGGTTTAG